The DNA region GTAAGTGAGCAAAAACCTTCAGGGGGAGGCTGCCATCGGTCAAACAAAAAACGAACCTCGAGTTGCACTCCCTCCATCACCAAAGAGTGTAAGATGCTCTTCCTCCTCACGTCGAATCCAATCACAAACTAAACCCCCTGTCCACTTACCCTCACCAAGAGCCATCTCATTACGCCAGCGCCATAAGCCCCAAATGCATGCGATAAAGAGAGACGAGTGTTGTCATCGAGCCTAGTAGCGAACCCAAAAACCAACATCCTAACCATTAAAAGCGTGGCCAAGCAAGGGCACCGAGCTGCGACCATACTTCCCTCGACTGGGGATAACCCCAGAGGCAATAAAACTTGTCCTCCACACCATGTGAGCACCAGAAACAGGTAGGGGATGCCGCGAGGGGGCACGCAAATCTTCGATCACTACCTTGAATCGCATCATGCAATAACAACCAAACAAAAACTCTGATCTTCTCAGGCGCGTGAATCCTCCATACCCATCTCCAATCCCCTGAGTTCGTCGCTTTCAGACCATGATCACGCAGCCTCGCCCGCAGCTGCAGAATAAACCCCTGAGGGGTGTTGGTGCCATCGATAGCAGTCCAGAACCTGAGCAACCAGGTTGGAGCTTATAGACAGAAGCCCTCGCACATACGGGTTTGGTATAACAGTTTGCAAGGGGGTTAAATCCCAGCCTCCATCCCAAACCAAATCCTTGAGGCAAGGGCAGTGTCAGAGATATGGACGAAGGGAGCTGCTAAAGCTAACACTCCATAACTCGACTAATCAACATACTAGAGAGAGGTTGCACCAGAACCTACCTTAAACTAAAACTCCTCCCGAAGGCAATCCCGCGTCTTAAGAACTCCATTCCAAATGGTAGAATTAGATAAATTGACTAATTGTATGTACTAGGATAATAGCCTgtttccgtgcgatgcacggacgagcgattctacattttatgatttttaattttataatttaacaaaataaactaattaatttacATACCAGTAATTTGTAAtctaaataattatatttaaaatgaacaaattttattattaactttGCTAGTAGATAGGTGATAATAAACTGATTATTAAAGCTTTAGTGTATATGGAACAGAACAGATATACCGGTGGAGTTTTTacacttttttttgaaaccagAGTTTTTACACTTGACATGTTTATTATGAAAGTTTTGACTTGTTAAACCCATGAATATTTATCATCGTTTGATCTATTACCAATTCAATTTTGATTACCAATTTACTTTTGTATGCCGATGATTCCctagtttttttataaaaaaatatagcaTTTCAAGTGTACTTGCATTTCATCTAAAATACTGTCGTAACAGGTAACATTGTTctaatgtattttaatacaaagcTAGAAATTTTTTATCGGTTAATGTGTTTAATGAACAAATTAAGTGAGTTTAATATTGAAATCAATAGAATATGAGAAGCctgttttttatttctaattaaaaagacATAATAACAATAACCAATTTTACTAATAGGACATAGGTGCTCTTTCTCGATCATCAATGCATCATTAGGAAATGACtacaacaataaaaaaaataaaaaaattgaatttttagtACTTTAAGAGCTTGATGTGTGATTCAGGGTTGCATTTCATAATGCGAAAACAAAAGGAGCCGTGAAAGGGGTATTGCTTTTTTTCAAGTGTTAGTTCCATCATACCAAAGTCATCCCATAGTATCTCGTGCAAGTTTGGCCAAACTTTGAGTGAAAGGAGCAGTAATATTGTTTTGAAACATGAATACATACTTGCAATAGTATGACTCTTCTATGTGTGACCTTTGATGTATCTGCAAGCATAGATCATTTCAAGCTGAGGACACCTGAGCTTGGTTTTCATCTTAGCATGACTTGAcactgaaaaataaataaaaatgcttTCAAGATTTAAAGGAAGTGAAGCAAAGATATGTTGATGACTAAGTTTAAGCACCCTCATTCACTAAAGCCAAAAATAAGTTTAAGAGACTATTGGCATCTAAAAAAGAAGATCTAATCACATTTTGAACAAATCTTATATAGCATGACTACTTTCAAACGTGAAAATATTATCATTAGAATTCAGCAGACAATCATAAACATTGACAATGAAAAAATGCCCCTAAAAGATGTCCTTGACCCAAGCTCACTGATGCCAAATAGCCCTGGCCTCTATGTCCTGCTCCAGCTCATACACATCTCATCAATTCCTTTGACCAAAGAAGAGGATTCGAATTGGAAATGCCAAAGAGAACTACAACACATGCAACAACCAAGACTACTTAAACCTTGCATGAGCAGAACTGAAGATCACTTTGTTAACAAACCATTTAACAACCAAAAAGATAATTTAGATTTTATCACTTCTCTCATGACATTAACATCAACTTCAAATTAAGATTGCAGGCAGGTGGAGGAGCAAGACCAAGATGAAATCAATAAGGATTTTTACCAAAAATTGTTTCCAACACAAATAGACTCCCTTTAACATGTGAGGAAAGACAGCTCTCGATCAAAATGGCTATCATATACACAATCACAAGTATATCCACTCCACGAAGTAAGCCATATGCACCAAAAGGGTAGCAAGCATAAAAATGCATAGCTATTTTCATATTATTTAATAGTGATTCAACTTCAAATGTTTAAATACTAATTTTAGCAAACAAACACCAAATCAACTCCAAAAGTGGAACTGCAAATGATCAAAACAATAGCAGTAAAAAATTGACCAAGAACCAAATGAACAAAGTCATAAAGTTCAAGAACAATATTTGAATCAAAATAGCCAATAGCCAGTGGAACCACGAAACTATTTCTGTTAAAATTATAATTCTCTTGTTCACTTTCTTCTTATCCAGTTTCATAGATTtttatataaagaaaaaaaaagtaaggtcTTGCACAAATGCACTTAGATAGGAAGAGCATGCTCAATTTGATTAGAGCTGGAGCAATAGATTTTCCCCGCCATATCATCTTTTGAAGTAGGATTATTTTCTTAGTTTAATTGTTTATTGGCCTCGTCCAAAATGATGCTTAGTCCCATATATTCTTACTCTCAATATACCTTTCCAGTCAATTGTAATCCTGCCAGTGTAAAAAGTAATGCATTCTTAGTTATCTTTCAAAACACCAGAAAGTAGCACAAATATAATTTGGATGAGTTTAATCACACAGCCATTTATGTGGTATATTTGAGTATCATCCCATTTCAAGATACTGCAGTTTGGAGTCAACCATCCAAAGATAattgaaagagaaagagagggaaATAAGATATTTTTTCCACTCAAGAACCAAGAAACTGAACAATTGAAGACCACATAATTTACACCATGGAATAAaaatctaaaatagagaaaagtcctcaaaagtcaaaactatACGGAAAAATGATAGTCATTACATGCACAACAACCCAATTGTATCTATGTTTGATCAGAATAGTATGATATCAGTAAGAACAAAAGAGTTATAGTAAAACACACATTGAAGGCAAATCGAGCAATGCCGATCTGCatttatttaactttgtctCCTTTTCTCCACCACTCCTATCTTCAAAGCCGATCTGCAACTACCAATGGTAAGACAAGCAGAAGATTTTTGGCAGGAACGGTGACAGTAAAGCTCACGAAGAAGGAGCAACAATCTTGAGTAAAGGAGGACTACACCAGAACCAGAGAAGCTGTCATATAatttgatttcaaatttcaaaacccCAACATATGGGGAACATCACAGCCAATGGGTACATTTATAACCATATCTTGTTACATTTACCAAATCTTGTGACCAATAATCCCTTCATCCATATTATATTTACCAAATATTGTGAACAATAATCCCTCTATCCTTCTGAATATATTGACTAAGTCAAATACTAAGACTTTGGTGTATTATATCTTTGTGAATATTGTCTAACCTTTGTTGAACAGACATCACACAAATAAAAAACTAAGGAGATAATTCCAATATTTGTCTGTCATAGTTTAAGCTACTTgactttataaaaaattaaaatttaaaatcatgCCATCAGATTTTGCTTAGTAACTGCTAATTTCCAGAACTAAAACACCCTGATCATGATTTTCACTTCATGTGATACAAGACAAGGGTATTCAGCaacaaataataatttaaaccCTCCTTCCAATAATAGACATAGCGAGACAAATTTTCCGTTAAAGATTCTCCACTCTCCAACAACAActaaaaagaaaatggaaaagaCATGCCCTTTGAAGTTTCAAAACTCAACACACAATAAGTAAGAAACAACACTAAACGACATGCATACCATATTTGTGGACAGTTTGATCGGAAGGCACACCTTGAGCATGTAGTTTTGCTTGGAGTCGTTACTGAAAAGGTTAAGCTTGCAAGGTTGGCTTTGAAGACCTTGACATCTCTCAGAAGGTTTTCCATCTTCTTTGGCCTCAGCCACAGCACCAGCAAGGCCCATATTGGAATCATAGGGACTATCACTCTCACCACCCACATTGCAGCTCCTGAAACTGAAAGCACCTCCATCTACACCTCTCGGTGACTCGGCCTCACTGAAAAAACAACACAATGCTAAGCATCAACACAAACACATGTATTTTATACAGAGAAACTTCCATCGGATTGCACAAATCATGGGTTTCAAATTTAAATGCAGAGAAGCGATCAACACAATttaacaacaacaaagaaaGGGATGGCTATGAAAGTTTCACACATATCACAAGGCAGAAGGGAATGACTATCAGCTGCACATTGTGACCATTATTTATACACAACTCAAGCAGTGAGAAACGGGAAGCCaagaaatttaaaattcaaatccaatccaatccaatccaatacCAACTTCACAGTAGCAAGGATTAGACATCAACTGCTAAAAACCATATGGATAGCATTGAAAAAGAACCGTACTTCCTCACCAAACACTGCTGTTTGCAAACCAATTACATTTACCATTAGATAAGCGTCTAATAAAGCGGTCATATAAtggaaatgaagaaaaaaatgcaGAAATGAGAAAGACACCATCACAAGGATCTGTCCTCGAAGATTTTAGTGTTCCACTCCAAATATAGGCTTCAAGGATATTATGCTACATGCCATCAAAGGGCTTTGGTGCTTAgctaatttaaataattttactaTTGTATTTAAAATATAGCACACACTCATtgtgaaaaaattaaataatggtAATAGTCTATTAAGTTTGGAGTAAATTTCAAGCTAGCATCTTCAAATCCAATAAAAAACAGaattagaaaaagaaaggaagaagaaaatttataaagaaaacaaatggGGTAAAAAAATGTTCAACAACCAAATCAATAAACTATCAGGTCATCATAAACtatcaaaacaaacaaaagaaaaggaaaaaaacttGAAGAAAAAGGTATACTAATAAGGAGCTCAAAAATCAATTAAAGCTTGTCCGCCATTTATTTGTTCTTCAAATTAGCAGGGATGCCATGTTTCATGCACAGAGCTTGTAGTCTCTTCCTCCTCATCGCATAAAAGTCAATTTCTTCCATCAACTTTTGaacaaaacaaacataaaccttgtgcatatttttaaaaatgatttcaaatggTTGGAAGAAGTGTGCAATAGCAACTGCTTATGAACGATTTGGGGTTGGTTTCTCCTTGAAAGTCCATCtttatttaattgttttaagTTATAATACGAAAACAAGTTAAAAGGCCGTGACAATGAAATGAGGAagtaatcaaatcaaatatatgAAAACAATAGCATTTACCTAGCCCTGTAGAATCAAAGAAGTTGCTACCATCATTAAAAATCTTCCTAGAAACATTACTCATTGCAACACACAACCATTCCCAATTGCTTCCTTCGATTGCATCATCGTCGACGTTTGGGAGTGGGTAGAAGAAAGATCTCAACCAAAATAAGACACACACATCAACTTaaacaaagaaaattaaaatagcaGATGTAATCTTAGGATTAAAACAATACCAATATGAAGAGGCTGTCAAATTTAATCAATGGGTCAACTATATAACTCTACAACAACAATACCTCTTTTTGATCGCTATAGCTACCCACTTTCAAATGCTCAATTTTAATAGTTTGAGTTGAGTACCTTACTCTGAACTTATAAAAGAAATTATCAATGTTAAAAACTAAAACATAAGAATTGGAATCCTACAATACCAAAAATAGCTACTGTAGATCCTGGATGACACTTTCAGTTTATCACTCAATTTATTGAGTATGAACCATGATTCTTCAACTGCATAAGAAAATCTCCaacatttaaatatttcaaagtaaAACAAGAGTTTCATTATGAGGATTGAGGATTGAAGTTCAAATCCCTTCTCTTTTCAATTTACCAATTTAAAAGTCATAGGTGAAAGTAAATAGGAGCAGAAATCACATTCAACGATGAAAACCCCACAAATTAATTAAGCCTACACACAAGAATAACTGAATGACAACAAATTGAGCTTTCAACTTCAGTTTAAAAACATCATACCTAGGAAGAAAACAACAAACcaccttcataaaacaaagaaCCCAACAGAGCACACCTCTCGCCTCCGCACCAGAGCACCGCGAGGTTCAGTCACCGCCGCATCGTTGTCCCTTGAACCATCTCCTCCGCAGAGCCACCACCTAAAATTAAAGTAGAATTGAGCATAGGGCAATGTTGCAGGATGGGAAGAAGAACCAAGCAAAACAAAGgcagtatttatagagaaacaaaatggaGAAAACTATGCCTCTATGAGAAACATGACATCATTTGAATAGGATAACAGTGGGATTTATTGGGAAAGAGAGAAATTGCGTAAAGGAAGTTGATTGAACCGTTTAGAAGCAAAAGGAAAAACCTAGATGATGGGTGAATAGAGGATCTGGGCCGACAACAACAGCTGGAGAACAAAAAAAGAGAGGGTCCAAAAACCCTAGCAGCCAccctttcttctcttctcctctgagttcgtctttttctctgttcttcttcttcttcctcctctcgtcctcttcctctcttcttcttctctgtcACTACCTCTCTGGCCACAAACGCTCCCATCTCCGGTCCCAATGCCGCCAAACGCCCCGATCCACCACCAAACAACCTGATCTGCCTCAAAAGCCACGCTCCGGCCAAGACCCGCCACGATCCGGTCTCCAATCTCGCAAAGGAAGCTCGTTCGtgcattatttttttaatccatgaaTTTCGGTGGATTTAtggttcatcttcatctttggACTTGCTCTTAGATCTGTTCTCTGCTGTCGTTCTGTTCTTCTCTTTTCACTAAGATATGGCAGTCCTATCTTGCTCTGGAACAGTGGAATGTGACATCAAATTCAACTTTTGAGCTGGATCGTACTACTCCAGCGTAAAATGAGGAATATGCAcgtttacaaaagaaaatgctGACAAAAGCAGATGAAGTAACTTAGATCTCTACcgtaggctaaaattgaagatGAATGGTCAAGATGAAATATCTCTTATGAATAGTGCTTTCCAAACTCCCCATTAAGTAGAAGTAGATGTAGATGTAGATTCATTTCAACTCTAACttttttatctaaaaaaaaaaactaactttttttattaataaatccaaaatctgaaaaatatgttattttcacATATATTATAGACTTAATTTTCTGAaaagtaaaaaaacaaaattaggaGTTATAGAAAACAATtccatttaaataaaaaataaaatttcacgACGTCACTTGTGGAACCAGTTCTCGTTTCCCTCACTGCCATGCGTACCATTGAACAAGAGGGCCAATATTTCAAAGTATATATACACACAGCAATAACACCGTGTTCCGTTTTCTTCTCTCCTCTGCGTATCGCTCGCTCGCTCACCCGCCATGGCTATGGCTATGCAAAGTGGAATCGGAATGTCCAAGATCCTCATCATAGCTGGAGCTGGtacctctctctttctcacacacacacacagtcTCATCTCTTCTTCATGATTTCATAATTTCATCattatctgatttgatttcacTCTCTTCGTTCCTTCCTTCAGGTTACACCAGCACCGTCCTCATCAAAAACGGAAAACTCTCCGATTTGATCGGCGACCTCCAGGTACAAATTCCACTCCCTCTGTCGTGTGATTTTTGAATTCCGCATGCGAAAACTGTACAATTAGTTAGTTGCTTTTTCGTTTTCGAGTAGTTGATCTTGTAGGGCGTTATTGGAATCGGTGAGATTGTGCATAGGCGAGTGATAATTTCTGCGTAGATAGGGTTTCAGAGTGCACGTTTTACCATTAATGCCCCTGGCTCCAATAAATTTGGAGTCATAATTTCAAACTAAGTACTTGTTTGGTTTGGCGTTAGAGCCACATAGAAACTAGAATTTGCcacgttgagtttaacatgGATCGGAGAAGCAGAGAATTTTTaccagggttgttaatggcgtatagcgtagtgtagcggcaagcccaaaaaatGCTAGTTCGAGCGCTATTGCGGCTCTatagcggtgaatagtggagtagcggtGAACCCCAGGGTGCTACGTTATAACGCTATTGCccgctattaacaagcctgatTTTGACATGTTGGCTTCAGTGCGGATCATCCACATTGAGTTCAACAAAAATCCAAACGCATACTAAAACTtaccaagtttttttttgttcccTTTGGCCTTTGTAAATTATCTGCCTTTCTACAACTAATTGTAGGATTgggaatttgtttttttttggtactttTTGTTATTCGGGGTATCAGTATTTGTTTCTACAAGCTAATggtgttttattttgtttttatggtAGGCGCTGGTGAAGGGATTGGAGAAGTCTGGGGATCAGGCTGAAGGTGAAGGTGAATATGTTGATGCCATTGCTGCTCAGGTAACAAACGGGTTGAAAATGTCTTAATATTTTTTGTTCCAAAATGCTTTTAAAAGAGAATTTGAAATTTCTCATGCCGAAATTAGTTTCATTTTGCACAAGGTACGTCGATTGGCTAATGAAGTTAGGCAGTTGGCATCAAACAGGCCAATAACAGTAGTGAATGGAGGTTCAGGACAAGGTAATATGTTCTATTCAACCATCTAATATAGCTGCCATGCTTTACTTTTCATGTGTCTCAGCATTTCATATGGTTGTCACCGTGTTGATGTGTTTGTGTAGACTGTAGACCATGTTGCATCTTTTGTCTGCTCCTTTATTTTCTTTGTAGTGTTTGCTCTTTTTTTTGCAGGTAATTTACCATCTCTC from Lotus japonicus ecotype B-129 chromosome 2, LjGifu_v1.2 includes:
- the LOC130739870 gene encoding uncharacterized protein LOC130739870 isoform X9 — encoded protein: MKVVCCFLPSEAESPRGVDGGAFSFRSCNVGGESDSPYDSNMGLAGAVAEAKEDGKPSERCQGLQSQPCKLNLFSNDSKQNYMLKVCLPIKLSTNMLLWFWCSPPLLKIVAPSS
- the LOC130739870 gene encoding uncharacterized protein LOC130739870 isoform X3; translated protein: MKVVCCFLPSEAESPRGVDGGAFSFRSCNVGGESDSPYDSNMGLAGAVAEAKEDGKPSERCQGLQSQPCKLNLFSNDSKQNYMLKIGFEDRSGGEKETKLNKCRSALLDLPSISLWHFQFESSSLVKGIDEMCMSWSRT
- the LOC130739870 gene encoding uncharacterized protein LOC130739870 isoform X2; protein product: MKVVCCFLPSEAESPRGVDGGAFSFRSCNVGGESDSPYDSNMGLAGAVAEAKEDGKPSERCQGLQSQPCKLNLFSNDSKQNYMLKVCLPIKLSTNMIGFEDRSGGEKETKLNKCRSALLDLPSMITIDWKGILRVRIYGTKHHFGRGQ
- the LOC130739870 gene encoding uncharacterized protein LOC130739870 isoform X10, producing MKVVCCFLPSEAESPRGVDGGAFSFRSCNVGGESDSPYDSNMGLAGAVAEAKEDGKPSERCQGLQSQPCKLNLFSNDSKQNYMLKLLWFWCSPPLLKIVAPSS
- the LOC130739870 gene encoding uncharacterized protein LOC130739870 isoform X5, encoding MKVVCCFLPSEAESPRGVDGGAFSFRSCNVGGESDSPYDSNMGLAGAVAEAKEDGKPSERCQGLQSQPCKLNLFSNDSKQNYMLKVCLPIKLSTNMSSFTQDCCSFFVSFTVTVPAKNLLLVLPLVVADRL
- the LOC130739870 gene encoding uncharacterized protein LOC130739870 isoform X1 yields the protein MKVVCCFLPSEAESPRGVDGGAFSFRSCNVGGESDSPYDSNMGLAGAVAEAKEDGKPSERCQGLQSQPCKLNLFSNDSKQNYMLKVCLPIKLSTNMIGFEDRSGGEKETKLNKCRSALLDLPSISLWHFQFESSSLVKGIDEMCMSWSRT
- the LOC130739870 gene encoding uncharacterized protein LOC130739870 isoform X6 → MKVVCCFLPSEAESPRGVDGGAFSFRSCNVGGESDSPYDSNMGLAGAVAEAKEDGKPSERCQGLQSQPCKLNLFSNDSKQNYMLKVCLPIKLSTNMIGFEDRSGGEKETKLNKCRSALLDLPSIVKSC
- the LOC130739870 gene encoding uncharacterized protein LOC130739870 isoform X7, which translates into the protein MKVVCCFLPSEAESPRGVDGGAFSFRSCNVGGESDSPYDSNMGLAGAVAEAKEDGKPSERCQGLQSQPCKLNLFSNDSKQNYMLKSSFTQDCCSFFVSFTVTVPAKNLLLVLPLVVADRL
- the LOC130739870 gene encoding uncharacterized protein LOC130739870 isoform X4, coding for MKVVCCFLPSEAESPRGVDGGAFSFRSCNVGGESDSPYDSNMGLAGAVAEAKEDGKPSERCQGLQSQPCKLNLFSNDSKQNYMLKIGFEDRSGGEKETKLNKCRSALLDLPSMITIDWKGILRVRIYGTKHHFGRGQ
- the LOC130739870 gene encoding uncharacterized protein LOC130739870 isoform X8, coding for MKVVCCFLPSEAESPRGVDGGAFSFRSCNVGGESDSPYDSNMGLAGAVAEAKEDGKPSERCQGLQSQPCKLNLFSNDSKQNYMLKIGFEDRSGGEKETKLNKCRSALLDLPSIVKSC